In Chloroflexota bacterium, one DNA window encodes the following:
- the uvrC gene encoding excinuclease ABC subunit UvrC gives MIAEAFRAKLDALPTAPGVYIMRNAERRVIYVGKAVNLRSRVRSYFQESAQASSKIRRLVSEVADLEFIVTATELEALVLECNLIKEHRPRFNVRLKDDKRYPYIKIHWQDPFPRVEVTREMRQDGARYYGPFADVGAVRQTLDLLRRIFPYLTCTREITGKDSRACLYYHIKRCSGPCIGAISQEDYRATIHQICLFLEGKTERVQEQLRAQMKAAAERLDYERAAFIRDQIAAVQRVVERQRVVTRARADEDIIAFARADGDTCVQVFFIRDGKLIGRESFLLDGVEDDHPSHILGSFVKQFYDEAAYVPPQIVLPDELDERLVVESWLRQKRGHRVAVRVPRRGEQKALVEMASRNAAETLAHLRAQWQADEAKWAAALAELQQALGLPEPPTRMECYDISNIQGASATGSMVVFVKGIPRKSDYRRFRIKTVEGADDFAMMTEVLRRRLLRLKSAESKEPRLPGARPDSFALKPDLIVVDGGKGQLNAARRVMEELGVGDIALAALAKEREEVFVPDRPDPLPLPADSQASFLLQRLRDEAHRFAVAYHRTIRQRTGLASSLDQIPGIGPRRRKALLTRFGSLDGIRRASVEELAAVPGMTRELAERVKDLL, from the coding sequence ATGATCGCGGAAGCCTTTCGCGCCAAACTGGACGCCCTGCCTACTGCGCCGGGCGTCTATATCATGCGGAACGCGGAGCGGCGGGTCATCTACGTGGGCAAGGCCGTGAACCTCCGCAGCCGCGTGCGCTCGTATTTCCAGGAGTCGGCCCAGGCGTCGTCCAAGATTCGGCGCCTGGTGTCCGAGGTGGCGGACCTGGAGTTCATCGTTACGGCGACGGAACTGGAAGCCCTGGTCCTGGAATGCAATCTCATCAAGGAGCACCGCCCGCGCTTCAACGTGCGGCTGAAGGACGACAAGCGCTACCCGTACATCAAGATTCACTGGCAGGACCCCTTCCCCCGCGTGGAGGTAACCCGCGAGATGCGCCAGGACGGTGCGCGGTACTACGGCCCCTTCGCCGACGTGGGCGCCGTCCGCCAGACGCTGGACCTGCTGCGGCGTATCTTCCCGTATCTGACGTGCACCCGCGAGATCACGGGCAAGGACAGCCGCGCCTGCCTGTACTATCACATCAAGCGGTGCTCCGGCCCGTGTATCGGCGCCATCTCGCAGGAGGACTATCGGGCCACGATCCACCAGATTTGCCTTTTCCTTGAGGGCAAGACGGAGCGGGTTCAGGAGCAATTGCGCGCGCAGATGAAGGCCGCTGCCGAGCGTCTGGACTACGAGCGGGCCGCGTTCATCCGCGACCAGATCGCGGCGGTGCAGCGGGTGGTGGAGCGCCAGCGCGTGGTTACCCGCGCCCGCGCCGACGAGGACATCATCGCCTTCGCGCGCGCGGACGGCGACACGTGCGTGCAGGTTTTCTTCATCCGCGACGGCAAACTCATCGGGCGCGAGAGTTTTCTGCTGGACGGCGTGGAGGATGACCATCCCTCGCACATCCTCGGCTCGTTCGTCAAGCAGTTCTACGACGAGGCGGCCTACGTCCCGCCGCAGATTGTGCTCCCCGATGAGTTGGACGAGCGGCTGGTGGTGGAATCCTGGCTCCGACAGAAGCGAGGGCACAGGGTGGCGGTTCGGGTTCCGCGTCGGGGCGAGCAGAAGGCGCTGGTGGAGATGGCGTCGCGAAACGCCGCCGAGACGCTGGCCCACCTGCGCGCCCAGTGGCAGGCCGACGAGGCGAAATGGGCGGCGGCGCTGGCGGAGTTGCAGCAGGCGCTGGGGCTGCCCGAGCCGCCCACGCGCATGGAGTGCTACGATATCTCCAACATCCAGGGCGCGTCGGCCACGGGCAGCATGGTGGTCTTCGTGAAGGGCATCCCCAGGAAGAGCGACTACCGTCGCTTCCGCATCAAGACGGTGGAGGGCGCGGACGATTTCGCCATGATGACCGAGGTTCTGCGCCGTCGGCTGCTGCGGCTGAAGTCGGCAGAAAGCAAGGAGCCGCGCCTGCCCGGGGCGAGACCCGATTCCTTCGCCCTGAAGCCGGACCTGATCGTGGTGGACGGCGGCAAGGGGCAACTGAACGCGGCGCGGCGCGTGATGGAGGAACTCGGCGTCGGCGACATCGCGCTGGCCGCCCTGGCGAAGGAGCGCGAGGAGGTCTTCGTGCCCGACCGCCCCGACCCGCTTCCCCTGCCGGCGGATTCGCAGGCGTCGTTCCTGTTGCAGCGCCTGCGCGACGAGGCGCATCGCTTCGCCGTGGCCTATCATCGCACCATCCGCCAGCGCACGGGGTTGGCGTCGTCGCTGGACCAGATTCCCGGCATCGGCCCGCGGCGCAGGAAGGCCCTGCTGACGCGCTTCGGCTCGCTGGACGGCATCCGCCGCGCCAGCGTGGAGGAACTGGCCGCCGTGCCGGGGATGACGCGCGAACTCGCGGAGCGCGTCAAGGACCTGTTGTAG
- a CDS encoding PH domain-containing protein, with translation MEEVSRQQVGASQADVTDAQAVDWFARHEIKLEPGERFISVWRDSRLVLFLQLLLPLLVAVGLVVGFAFAFRRSTPLEKVLFAVLLPASLAVLAWISVILLRWFFRIYVLTNRRLIRREGIIWRARNEVQLPKVQNASYRSALLQKWVGLGTVKVETASVGQAFAMDNVRDAPGISQRILRAADESKRERALMDEEQVRRMLAQRLVEPGAGRTP, from the coding sequence ATGGAGGAGGTCTCTCGCCAGCAGGTTGGAGCGAGCCAAGCCGACGTGACGGATGCCCAGGCGGTGGACTGGTTCGCCCGCCACGAGATCAAATTGGAACCCGGCGAGCGGTTCATAAGCGTTTGGCGGGACTCGCGCCTGGTGTTGTTCCTGCAGTTGCTGCTGCCACTGCTGGTCGCTGTGGGTTTGGTGGTCGGCTTTGCCTTCGCCTTTCGCAGGAGCACGCCGCTGGAGAAGGTGCTGTTTGCCGTTCTGTTGCCCGCCTCCTTGGCCGTGCTCGCGTGGATTTCTGTGATCCTGCTCCGGTGGTTCTTCCGAATCTACGTCCTCACCAATCGCCGGTTGATACGCCGAGAAGGCATCATCTGGCGCGCCCGAAATGAGGTGCAACTGCCCAAGGTGCAGAACGCCTCGTACCGGTCGGCCTTGCTCCAGAAGTGGGTGGGCCTGGGCACGGTGAAGGTGGAAACCGCGAGCGTGGGGCAGGCGTTCGCGATGGATAACGTGAGGGACGCTCCGGGCATCTCGCAGCGGATTCTGAGGGCGGCGGACGAGTCCAAGCGCGAACGCGCGCTCATGGATGAGGAGCAGGTGCGGCGCATGTTGGCCCAGCGTCTTGTGGAGCCTGGAGCCGGGAGGACGCCGTGA
- a CDS encoding DUF4126 domain-containing protein, translated as MDWATGLLTGFGLAGAAGLNAYLPLLIVALAGRFTDWIHLSPPFDALTSWWAIGVLLVLLTVEIFVDKIPAVDTANDIIQTVVRPAAGAILFAASTRVITDIHPVVAVVCGLIVAGGVHAVKATSRPVITTMGGGVLNPVVSVTEDVVSAGTSIMAILVPVITFVLFLLLILGFYWWVRRRKQRRVNGMGSPGNA; from the coding sequence ATGGACTGGGCGACGGGTCTTCTGACAGGGTTTGGCCTGGCGGGCGCGGCGGGGCTGAATGCCTACCTGCCGCTGCTCATCGTGGCGCTGGCGGGGCGTTTCACCGATTGGATTCATCTCAGCCCCCCGTTTGACGCCCTGACCAGTTGGTGGGCCATCGGCGTCCTGTTGGTGCTGCTCACGGTGGAGATTTTCGTGGACAAGATTCCCGCAGTGGATACCGCCAACGACATCATCCAGACCGTGGTGCGGCCTGCGGCGGGCGCGATCCTGTTCGCCGCCAGCACGCGCGTCATCACCGACATTCACCCGGTGGTGGCTGTCGTGTGTGGCCTCATCGTGGCGGGCGGGGTGCACGCCGTGAAGGCGACCTCGCGGCCTGTGATCACCACCATGGGCGGGGGCGTGCTGAACCCGGTGGTCAGTGTTACCGAGGACGTGGTTTCGGCGGGCACTTCCATCATGGCGATCCTTGTGCCGGTCATCACGTTTGTCCTGTTTCTGTTGCTGATTCTCGGCTTCTACTGGTGGGTGCGTCGCCGAAAACAGCGCCGAGTCAACGGAATGGGGTCGCCTGGGAACGCATGA
- a CDS encoding DUF2085 domain-containing protein, producing the protein MGKRIGVGVAALLIALAFVFPHATLAAARAVGYSVCHQWPEHSFAVGGAAFPLCARCTGTYFGALAVLAFAWATGRAKAGAWPPRVVAILLAAGLALMVLDGGNSLADQLTGGRMRLYPPANALRYATGVFSGMAMVGFGYPLLNAVLWRDWADSPILRRGREVIGLAVAVWAGLPIVSGVGWLLPLVSLLSLAGMALMFTGINMALWVVLARREERASVFRDVLPALAAGSLLASGELLLIRVARATLERAAVGSP; encoded by the coding sequence ATGGGAAAGCGAATCGGCGTCGGGGTAGCGGCCTTGCTCATCGCGCTGGCGTTCGTGTTCCCCCATGCCACGCTGGCGGCGGCAAGGGCTGTCGGCTACTCGGTCTGCCACCAGTGGCCCGAGCACTCGTTTGCCGTCGGCGGCGCGGCGTTCCCGCTGTGCGCGCGATGCACGGGGACCTACTTCGGGGCGCTGGCGGTGCTGGCCTTCGCGTGGGCGACGGGCCGCGCCAAGGCGGGGGCCTGGCCGCCCAGGGTGGTGGCGATTCTCCTGGCGGCGGGCCTGGCGCTCATGGTGCTGGACGGTGGCAACTCGCTGGCGGATCAACTGACGGGCGGACGGATGCGGTTGTACCCGCCCGCCAACGCGCTACGCTACGCGACGGGTGTCTTCAGCGGCATGGCGATGGTGGGGTTCGGATACCCGCTGCTGAACGCCGTCCTGTGGCGGGACTGGGCCGATTCGCCCATCCTGCGCCGCGGCCGTGAGGTCATCGGGCTGGCGGTCGCGGTGTGGGCCGGTTTGCCCATCGTGAGCGGCGTTGGGTGGCTATTGCCGCTGGTGTCGCTGTTGAGCCTGGCCGGCATGGCGCTCATGTTCACCGGCATCAACATGGCGCTGTGGGTTGTGCTGGCTCGCAGGGAGGAGCGGGCATCGGTGTTTCGGGACGTGCTGCCGGCGCTCGCGGCGGGATCCCTTCTCGCCTCGGGCGAGTTACTCCTCATCCGCGTCGCGCGGGCGACGCTGGAGCGTGCTGCGGTGGGATCGCCCTGA